The nucleotide window TATGACGCATTAGAACCTCATTTTGATGCGCAAACCATGGAAATCCACCACACTAAACACCACCAAGCGTATGTGAACAATGCCAATGCTGTGTTGGAAAATTCCCCAGAATTACAAGAACTTGCCGGCGGTTGCCCGGGTAAATTATTGGCTCATTTACATGAAGTTGCGCCTGAAAAACGCCCGGCATTACGCAACAACGCAGGCGGCCACTTAAACCACAGCTTATTCTGGAAAAGTTTGAAAAAAGGCACCACGTTACAAGGCGCATTAAAAGATGCCATCGAACGTGATTTTGGCTCTGTTGAAAACTTCAAAGCGGAATTTGAAAAAGCGGCAGCGACCCGTTTCGGTTCCGGTTGGGCATGGTTAGTGTTAGAAAACGGCAAACTTGCGGTGGTTTCTACAGCAAACCAAGACAACCCAATTATGGGTAAAGAATTTGCCGGCTGTTCAGGCACACCAATCTTCGGTTTAGACGTTTGGGAACACGCTTACTATTTGAAATTCCAAAACCGCCGTCCGGACTACATCAAAGAATTCTGGAATGTAATCAACTGGGATTTTGCGAACGAACGCTTTGAAAAAGCATTAGCCGACGCGCACCATTAATTTTAAGTCAGCCTCATGTCGTCATCTACACAGAAATTGTGTAGATGACGTTTAGGATTCATCCACTGCGTAACCTTGCGGTGGCAACAAGTTCCCATCTAAATAAGCACCATCGCCTTTTTGCGTTAAACGCCCGTCCATAAACCATTTTATCACTAAGGGATAAAACCGAATTTCTTGTGTTTTTACCCGTTCTTCAATGTCCGTGATGTTATCATCGGGGAAAATCGGCACTTTGGCTTGTAATACAATGGCTCCGCCATCCACTTTTTCATTCACAAAATGAATGGTCATGCCGTGTTCCGTTTCACCGGCGTCTATGGCGCGTTGGTAAGTATGCAACCCTGCGTATTTCGGCAATAAGGAAGGGTGAATGTTGAGAATTTTTCCTGCAAAGCGTCGGGTGAATTCTGCGCTCAGAATTTTCATGTAGCCGGCAAGCACAATTAAATCCGCACCGAGATTGTCGATTTCATCACCAATATGGCGATCTATGGCGAGGTTATCGGCGTAATCACGGCGCAAAAAAGTGCGGTGAAAAATACCCGCACTTTGGGCGCGTTGCAGTCCAAAGGCATCTGCTTGATTGCTGAATACGCCGACGATTTCGGCATTGATATAGCGCGATTGGCAAGCATCAATGATCGCTTGTAAATTCGCACCATAACCGGAAATGAGAACAACGATTTTCTTCATTAACGAATAACAACTTGTTCTTTATCGTCTTGGGCAAGATGTTGGATTTCACCAATGACCCAAGCTTTCTCACCTGCTTGTTGGAGAAGTCCTAGGGCAGTTTCCACATCTTCTTTCGGCAATGCCACAATCATGCCGACGCCGCAGTTAAAGGTGCGGTACATTTCGTGGTCGGTAATGTTGCCATGTTGTTGCAACCAATCAAAGGCTGCCGGCCATTGCCAGCTGTTCTCGTTAATCACCGCTTTGACACTGTTAGGCAAGACGCGCGGGATATTTTCCCAGAAACCGCCGCCGGTTAAGTGGGCGATAGCGTGAACATCAACGTGTTTGATCAGTTGTAAAATGGATTTTACATAAATCTTGGTTGGTGCCAACAAGTGATCCGCTAAAGAACGACCGTCAAGTTGTGCCTCGGCAGGATTTACACCGGCAACATCAATGACTTTACGAATTAACGAATAACCGTTGGAATGTGGGCCGCTGGACCCTAGGGCGATTAATGCATCGCCGACTTTGACTTGACTGCCGTCAATGATTTCGGATTTTTCTACCACGCCCACGCAGAAACCGGCTAGGTCGTAATCACCTTGGTGATACATTCCCGGCATTTCAGCCGTTTCACCGCCAACCAAGGCGCAACCGGATTGTTCACAGCCGTTGGCAATGCCTTTAATCACGCTGGCGGCAACATCCACGTCTAATTTGCCGGTGGCGTAATAATCCAAGAAGAACAACGGTTCGGCACCTTGCACCACCAAGTCGTTTACGCACATGGCGACAAGATCAATACCAATGCTGTCGTGACGATTTAAATCAATGGCTAAACGTAATTTTGTGCCAACGCCATCGGTGCCGGACACCAAAATCGGTTCTTTGTATTTCGCCGGAATCGCACATAACGCACCAAATCCGCCCAAGCCGCCGATGACTTCAGGGCGAGTAGTGCGTTTGACGTCAGGTTTAATACGCTCAACTAATTCGTTACCGGCATTGATATCTACGCCGGCATCTTTGTAACTTAAGGATGGTGTACTCACGATGGCTTCCCGTTGATTTATGAAAATAAAATGAATGAGGGCGCCATTGTACACGCTTACGCAATCGTTTGCGAGGTGTGAAACGGATTTTTCTCTCAAGGCGAGGTTTCAATTAGCTATTAGGTAGAAATTATGACAAAATGAACCACATAGGAACCGTTCGAAATAAAAAAGGAGTTTGCTATGAAAAAAACGATCGTCATTTTAACCGCACTTTTATTGGCAGCTTGTACTTCCTTCTCCCATTCGAACAAATCGGTATCCACGCAGCAAGATGAGGCAAAAGCGCAGGAAGAGGTTTCCATCACGCCACCAAAGAAAACTAAGGTCGGTTTCTTGCAACTCATGCCGGGCATTTTTTATTATGTTGATACTGATTCCATTTGGGTGGATAACAAAGATAAACGTCTTATTCATTTTGATGCGGTGATCAATTTAGATAAAGGATTATATGTCTTTGAAGAGCATCCTAAGTTATATGCCAAATCTATGCGTCAATATAAGATCTTAAATTGTGAGAATCATCATTTTACGCATGTGCGTAGCGATTTTTATGCTGATTTCTGGGGAGAAGGCATTCGTACTGCGCCAAAACGTCAATCTCAGCACACGATTACGTTACAACCGCAATCTTCGTTGTACATTTTAGGCGAAGTCATTTGCGCCAATATGTATCGTCGGAAATAAATTTCGTTGCGCAAGTTCGTAGCGTGCATCTTGATGCACGACCAAATTACGCACGGAACGTTATTTAACTCTTTCGGGCATTCATGATTTCGTGCAAGAAGTTGCACGCTACGATTCACTAAAATAGTGATATGAAAATAAACACGGTTACCAGTTTTCACAAGCCCCTTTCGGGCTTGTGAAGTATAGATCTTAAAGGGGAGCCTAAAAACCGCACGTTTTACGTGCGGGTTGTTATTCACCTTGTAATTTATAAGCGACTAAATCTTCAATCGTCACAACAGGGAAGTGATGTTGTTTGGCAAAGGCGACGATTTCCGGTGCACGAGCCATGGTGCCATCGTCATTGGTGATTTCGCAAATGACACCGGCAGGTTTAAAACCGGCAAAACGGGCTAATTCAATGGCGGCTTCCGTATGACCACGACGTTCTAATACACCGCCTTTGGCTGCACGCAAGGGGAAAATATGACCTGGGCGATGTAAATCGGATGGTTTCGCGCCATCGGCAATCGCCGTTTTAATGGTTGTTACACGATCGGCGGCGGAAACACCGGTAGAAACGCCTTTTGCTGCTTCGATTGAAATCGTAAAGGCGGTTTTATTCACACTGGTATTATTGGCCACCATCGGTGGGAGATCCAATTGTTGGCATAATTCATCAGTGATACATAAACACACGATGCCA belongs to Aggregatibacter sp. 2125159857 and includes:
- the sodA gene encoding superoxide dismutase [Mn], whose amino-acid sequence is MAYTLPELGYAYDALEPHFDAQTMEIHHTKHHQAYVNNANAVLENSPELQELAGGCPGKLLAHLHEVAPEKRPALRNNAGGHLNHSLFWKSLKKGTTLQGALKDAIERDFGSVENFKAEFEKAAATRFGSGWAWLVLENGKLAVVSTANQDNPIMGKEFAGCSGTPIFGLDVWEHAYYLKFQNRRPDYIKEFWNVINWDFANERFEKALADAHH
- the purN gene encoding phosphoribosylglycinamide formyltransferase; amino-acid sequence: MKKIVVLISGYGANLQAIIDACQSRYINAEIVGVFSNQADAFGLQRAQSAGIFHRTFLRRDYADNLAIDRHIGDEIDNLGADLIVLAGYMKILSAEFTRRFAGKILNIHPSLLPKYAGLHTYQRAIDAGETEHGMTIHFVNEKVDGGAIVLQAKVPIFPDDNITDIEERVKTQEIRFYPLVIKWFMDGRLTQKGDGAYLDGNLLPPQGYAVDES
- the purM gene encoding phosphoribosylformylglycinamidine cyclo-ligase, translated to MSTPSLSYKDAGVDINAGNELVERIKPDVKRTTRPEVIGGLGGFGALCAIPAKYKEPILVSGTDGVGTKLRLAIDLNRHDSIGIDLVAMCVNDLVVQGAEPLFFLDYYATGKLDVDVAASVIKGIANGCEQSGCALVGGETAEMPGMYHQGDYDLAGFCVGVVEKSEIIDGSQVKVGDALIALGSSGPHSNGYSLIRKVIDVAGVNPAEAQLDGRSLADHLLAPTKIYVKSILQLIKHVDVHAIAHLTGGGFWENIPRVLPNSVKAVINENSWQWPAAFDWLQQHGNITDHEMYRTFNCGVGMIVALPKEDVETALGLLQQAGEKAWVIGEIQHLAQDDKEQVVIR
- a CDS encoding surface-adhesin E family protein, coding for MKKTIVILTALLLAACTSFSHSNKSVSTQQDEAKAQEEVSITPPKKTKVGFLQLMPGIFYYVDTDSIWVDNKDKRLIHFDAVINLDKGLYVFEEHPKLYAKSMRQYKILNCENHHFTHVRSDFYADFWGEGIRTAPKRQSQHTITLQPQSSLYILGEVICANMYRRK
- the ribB gene encoding 3,4-dihydroxy-2-butanone-4-phosphate synthase, with translation MNQSLLSQFGTPEQRVMSAIQAFQQGNGVLVLDDEDRENEGDLIFPAETITPEQMAKLIRYGSGIVCLCITDELCQQLDLPPMVANNTSVNKTAFTISIEAAKGVSTGVSAADRVTTIKTAIADGAKPSDLHRPGHIFPLRAAKGGVLERRGHTEAAIELARFAGFKPAGVICEITNDDGTMARAPEIVAFAKQHHFPVVTIEDLVAYKLQGE